One Rhodothermales bacterium genomic window, AGAGCGTTGCCGCAGAGTGGATCGACGCGGCAGACATCAGGGCCGTTGCGGACAAGGCGGTCCAGTTCGCGGACAAGCTGTCACAGCGTGATCAGAACCTACTGAAGGCGCTGAGATTCCGCCGACACGGCGAAACGGACAAGAGCGAAAAAATCCTGCGAGATCACCTCCACACGTATCCGGACGAGATCGAGGCGCTTTCGCAGCTAGGCGAGATCTACTTCCACGAGAACCCTCGAGTGGGACGGTCTACTCTTGAAGCGCGCATTCCGTTTGAGCATCTGGTTGAACTCGAAGATGGAAACCTGATCGCGCAGATTCACCTGGCCCGGCTTGATGCCGCCGAGGGTAAGCTCGACCTCCTCGCGCAGCGCGCGGAACTACTTGCAGCCCGGGCACCGGACAGTGAACGTGCAGTCGAAGTGGAGGCCATCTATGCATTTGCGACGAGGGACACGGCCCGGCAGACCCGGGTCCGGGAGAAGCTCTCCAATAGCCCCTGGTTCTACACCTTCTATGCTGCGCACGGCGTGTCCAGATATGCACGGAATGTCCACGGTGCGGCTGACATTCTCGATGCACGATCCTCTAACGATCCGCTTCTGCAGTTCATGGTGCCGGAGCTTCTCATTGCTCGAGGCAAGCTGTCCGAGTACAGACAGTTCATGCAGTCGCCGAACCTGGTTCGCAATCCGACATGGGACGTCACCGAGGCCTTCATCCTGACATCGGGCGTTATCAATCCCGAGCGGCGGGAGCTCATGGACCTGCGCGAGAGAGTACGTCGGGCGGATCCTAACGACGTTCGGAGCAGCGGTTTCGTTCGTCCGCCCGATGATATCACAGTAAGATTCCTTCAGTTTGAAATCGACTTTAACGTGGGACTCCTGTCGGTCTGGCTGGACGACGAGAAAGAAGCTCGTGACGTCCTCGACAGACTTGACGCTGCGGACGAGTTTGACGGCCTGGGGTCGATTCGTAATGACGCAGCAAGGAGCCTCGAGGCGGAGATCCTTTATCGCGCAGGTGATCGAGAGGGAGCGCTTGCACAATTGCGTCAGATTCAATATCAGATTCCGCACTCGGCCACGGTTCGGCCATTCACCGATGGCACGCGGTCACGATTTCTTCGAAGTGAACTCGAGTACGAACTGGGAGACGTCGAAACTGCCAGGAACTTCCTGCTCGGACTTGACCAGAGCTGGAGTCCGCTCGATATGTTCGTTCGTGCTCCGGTCTACGAGCGACTTGGCCAGATTGCCGAGGACCGCGGCGATACCGAGGACGCCATCCGCCAATACAGCCTTCTCCTGGATCAGTGGAGGGAGTGTGACGTGGAGTTGATCCCGCGACGTGAAGAGATCCGCGAGCGTTTGCAGGTACTTCTTGGCCGATCAACCCGAGAGCCGGGCGAACTGGCAGTCCCCGCCGCAGCATCTGCGTCGTCCTGAGTATCCGAAATCGCGGTGGCGTCCTGCACTGCCATGAGAACAATCTTTGTCACCGGCTTCCCCGGATTTCTCGCCTCAGCGCTCATCCCGACACTCGTCCAGCGTAAAGCGTCTCCCCGACGTGTCGACTGCATCGTTCTGCCACACCTACTCGATTCCGCACATCAGCGCGCGCAGGAGATCTCAACGAAAGCCGACTGCGAGATACGTGTCTTTGCAGGCGACATCACAGATATTCGCCTCGGCATGGGAAACGAATACGGGGTCGTCACGAAAGAATGTTCCGAGATCTTTCATCTAGCCGCCATCTATGATCTGGCGGTTGCAAAGGACGTCGCGGAGCGCGTGAACGTCGATGGAACGCGAAACGTACTCGCGTTCGCTACCGACTGCCCCGAACTGGATCGATTTCATCATATCAGTACGTGCTACGTAAGCGGACGATTTGATGGAGTATTTCGCGAGAACGACCTGCAGACAGGTCAGGCTTTTTCGAATCACTATGAATCAACCAAGTTTGAATCTGAAGTACTGGTTCATGATGCTGCCTCATCTGGCTTGCCCACAACGATTTATAGACCCTCGATCGTGTCCGGTGACAGCCACACCGGGCGTACGCAGAAGATGGATGGCCCTTACTTCTTCGTGCAGTGGATGCTCGCTCAACCCCGGATCGCGGTTATGCCGGTATTCGCGGGATCGCGTGAAGCCACAATGAACATCGTACCGTCCGACTACATTACGGCGGCAATTGCAACGCTGAGCACCGGCCGCGATCGTCCTCTCAGGGTTTACAGTCTTGCCGATCCTTCTCCACTGACAATCCCCGCACTCACACAACTGCTGGCGCACGCCACGGGTCGAAGGGTGTTACGCGTACCTGCCACCCGCTGGCTTGCCAGTGCACTTATCAGAAGCGTCTCCCACCTTCACCCCGACATGGACATACCGGGCGAGGCCGTCAACTATCTGGCACACCCAACGCATTATGATTGCAGCAATACGTTGCAAGATCTGGAGGGATCGGGAGTCGCGTGTCCGCCCTTTGCCGAATATGTTGATCGATTGGTGGGATTTGTGCGAGATGAATCCGGTTTCGGAAGGAGACGACTATGAATCGAATCACGCCACCGCGCAGGAGCAGTCCATCACCTCTGCGGGCAGCTTCGTCCTTTGTGGTGCTGGCTCTTGCGGTAGCAATCGTCGGGTGCGGCGGTCGGACGGATTCGGACGTCGGTAAAGACGACCTGCGGGTCATCCGCGACGCATTTGCCGATCAACGTTCCGGCATCATGGTCACTGCGCGCGGCGAAGTGGTGCGGATTCTGTCGGACGATCTGGATGGCTCGAGGCACCAGCGATTCATCGTGAGCCTGGACACCGATCACACCGTCCTTCTGAGCCACAATATCGATCTGGCTCCACGGGTGCCTGTGCAGATCGGTGACTCGGTCGCGTTCCGTGGGCAGTACGAATGGAACGATCGCGGAGGCGTGGTTCACTGGACGCATCGAGACCCCAGCGGTCGACGCGAAGGCGGGTGGATACGATACGGAGAAAGACAATTCAAATAGAGTTGCCTGCGCTCGAGTCCTCCGCAGGTTGAAACCGCCCACCACGTGCGAGCACGTCCGACTATTCGACGCCGAGCGCGATTCTTCCCGAGGAATCAAGCGGCCAGTTAATCACGCGGTCCTGGGCCACGACGTATAGCGACCGCTCGATGACCGCCACATCGACGGCGGTCGATATCGAATTCGGAAGAGTGTATCGCCCCTCCATTCTGCCATTGGCGGAATAAACGGTGAGCTCGCGGCCATGGAGAACCCACAGCATTCGTCCCCAACTGCCAATGCCTGATATCTGTGACAGGCGCCCGGACCCGAACTCGGTCACGAAGCCACCGAAAAGGTCAAACACGACAATGGACTTCAGGCCAGCGTCTGCGACAAACAACCTGTCGCCCATTATCTCCATGTCAACCGGCCGGTCGAGTCGTCCGTAATCCGATTCGTCTCCGATAAACGTGACGAACTGCCGCCCGATGTCCCACTTGGCGACGACGCCGCGGACCTGGTCAATTGCAAACG contains:
- a CDS encoding SDR family oxidoreductase encodes the protein MRTIFVTGFPGFLASALIPTLVQRKASPRRVDCIVLPHLLDSAHQRAQEISTKADCEIRVFAGDITDIRLGMGNEYGVVTKECSEIFHLAAIYDLAVAKDVAERVNVDGTRNVLAFATDCPELDRFHHISTCYVSGRFDGVFRENDLQTGQAFSNHYESTKFESEVLVHDAASSGLPTTIYRPSIVSGDSHTGRTQKMDGPYFFVQWMLAQPRIAVMPVFAGSREATMNIVPSDYITAAIATLSTGRDRPLRVYSLADPSPLTIPALTQLLAHATGRRVLRVPATRWLASALIRSVSHLHPDMDIPGEAVNYLAHPTHYDCSNTLQDLEGSGVACPPFAEYVDRLVGFVRDESGFGRRRL
- a CDS encoding DUF3465 domain-containing protein yields the protein MNRITPPRRSSPSPLRAASSFVVLALAVAIVGCGGRTDSDVGKDDLRVIRDAFADQRSGIMVTARGEVVRILSDDLDGSRHQRFIVSLDTDHTVLLSHNIDLAPRVPVQIGDSVAFRGQYEWNDRGGVVHWTHRDPSGRREGGWIRYGERQFK